The window AGTCACTTGCCACACTACTGAACTCCCGAATTACAGGGCCTTGAGATGGCAGCTGTGGCCTTTCAACAAGAAAACTGGCCCCCTTCCCTCCCAATCCTGAGCCCATAACTTAGGTAGATCTCGGGTTCCTTTCATCCAGTGAGAGATGTCAAGGCAGAACAACTTCCAAATTTGCTTCTCAGGAGTGGAAGGCAGGAACCAACTCATGTTGAAATCCCCCAGGGTCAAAATGGCTCCATCTAAGTAATCACCTAAACGTGGGTCAATAACCCTGCTTGGCAGGGCTGAGAGTTACTGCAAATTCACTCAGCTCTGAGGAGCTCACAAATTCTCCCTTTGCTtgggagagtgggggaggggagggcaggagggcAGTCAGTAGAGGAAGAAATTGCTGACTTGTTGCAAAGTAGCAGAAAAACAGGTGGCAAGAAGAATCGAATGGAAGACTGAAATTGTTCTGTGTAAGCAAAGCAGGTCCTAACCTAACTCAGCCCCTTGTAGGGAACTCAGCTTTCTAATTCCTCTTACCAGTTCTGTTGAAGGTCAAGTGGCTTCTACACAAGGCCTACTGGAGGACAGGCCGCCTCTCAGTCAGGGGTTAGACTCAAGAGGCACAACAAAGTCTCCATAATAGTTTGAGCTAGAAAAACCCCTCCATCCATTAAGAGAAGATCCTCTGCAGACCCGAGAAGTTCAGTGAACAGAAGGCTTGAGCATTGCAGATTTGGGGGGAAGGCAGGAATGGCTCCTGCTCGATGAAATATCTCtattataacaaataatattttcctgTGTACAGATTTCAGATCATTATCAAAATACACAcactaaatatacattttttttcccatggcCATAATTTATTATCTCACCACAAGGCACAATACACAAAGTTTTGAGGGTCCTATACAGTCATCATGGCAAAACGCCCCACATCCTTTACACATAATCATAGCTTTTAGGCTACAGGAGCATTTGAGTGAGATTTCTTCCATGTTGCTGCTATCGGTGAACATTTGCACAGAGAGCGATGCACTGTGGTTTGCAGCAAAGTTTGCTTTGTGGCTAAGCTGCATCACACTCCCAGCAAGGCTTCTGGGAAAAGCCGGTGTGCTAGATGAATAATTAAAACTGGTGGAATTCAACTGCAGCTTAGAAAGCTTCCCATAAAATGCCTGCTTGATATTGAGCTGGGAGGGGATGGAAGAAGGCTCTAATGGCTGATTGAGCCCTTTTCCAGGTTCTCTGGGGAGCTTGAAGAATGGCAAATCCATGACAAGGGGCATCCCTTGAAAATGCTCCATCAGTTCAAAGGGTTTGTGGCCAATGGCTTTCCTGTTTTCTGCATTACTCTTGGTTGGGCCACCCCCACAGGCCAGCATGTTCTCATTCTTGATGTTGCTAAAAGAGTTGGGGGGCTGCTTTGGGGACCATTCTGCTCTTGATGTCTGGACTCCTCCTCCAGATACTGTGCTTTTGCTTAGTCCTGGCTTCCTACTAGGAAAAGCTGGCTCCACAGCAGGGATAGTAGGAGGCAGCGGCTCCACTGCCCTGGAATGATGCAGGGCCACGGCTGTGCTCCCAAGGAATCCAGAGCCAAAAAGCTTTTTCCCTTGTCCACCAACATAGTTTTTATCCACTGGGGCCCCGCAGATTTGATTGGGTCCAATGGAGATCACATTTGGAGACAAGAACCGAGGTATCCTCTGGGCAGTCTGCTTTCCTGGACTTCTACCCAGGGCTGAATCTCCATCATTGTGTTGTGGCAGGCTGGGGGATATAGTCAACTCCTTTTGATCTTCAAAACTGCAGGAAGAGAATTTCTCTTTGGATTCCACCTCTTGCAATTTCCCAGAAGATTCTACAAGGTTTGCTGATGGCTGTGGGGAGCCTGGATTGGGGACTACCTTGGAGTTCTTTGGGGGAGTGCCAGAAAGAGCTGGCATACCCTTGGGCTTGGGAAGCACTGCCCCAGGATTATGGCATTCCTGTGGAAGCAGATCCCTTAAAGCCCTTGGGGAACTGGAGCTAGAGCTATTTCTTCCAGCAGCATTTCGATTGGTCTCAGGATCAGGAGTGGATTCTCCAAAGGAATCATTGCTACTCTGCAACTCTGGCTGCAGAGCTTCTAGTTGCGGGGCACTGTGTGCTGCTGCTGGCAGGACCTTCTCCAGAGTCAAGCTGCCCTGCAGCAAGTGCATCACCAGTGGATCGTTGGCCTCAACTGATGACACAGGATGGGCAAGGCACGGAGACCCTGGCTGCTGTTCAGAACTGCCTTGTGGTAAAGATTCAGTGGGCTTCAGTGGCACAGATCCATGAGACACCCAACTTTGGAGCGCAAGCCCCTTGCCCACTGCAGTTACTGAAGGCAAATCTGCCTTACATGGCTCTCCATTCGTTTTTAAAGAAGACTCAGATTGATTCCAATCACATTTCTCGGCCATGCTCCCAACTGAAGATCCTTGTCCTACAGTAGATTCTCCAGGGTTGGGCTGGAGCCCCAGATCTGGGTCTGTCTCTGCACTGTCTTCCGTGAGCTCAGCTTCCAAGTCAGAGGCTGTATCTGTTGATTCACTGTGGGTACTCAGTGCTTCACAGTCCCCATTAATTTTAAGCCGTTGAGCTTCTTCAATCTGTTTACAGACACTATCCATATCTCCTTGTGTGGAGAGTTCCCAAAGCTGAGGAAGGCTATCAGAAGGATTAATGCTATCTTGGGGAGCAGGGTGGCAACCGAGTAAATCCAAGGTTTGAGTGGTCATCTTTTTCTCTGGGTCACTTCCACCATGGGGTTCAATAGATGAGGTGCTTTCCCTAGAGTCCAGCTGTTGCTGTTGCATGGTTGGGACATTTGATGGACCAGATAACCAAGGAACTACACTGTCAGCAACAAGAGCTTCATCTTTCGAGTTCTCTTGGCTGGCACTACTTTCCCCTCTGGGTGGATTTGAGTCAGTAAGTCCTACTTCATTCAATGGTCCATCTTGCTGCCTTTCATCCAGTAACAATTCAGGGATTAGACTGGGTACCAATGAATGCACAGAGTCCTTCACAGTGGAATTAGAGTCCAAACTTAGGGCCTTGTCAAGTACTTTTTCTAAGACAACTTCTCCTACCTGAGACTGAACAGAATCATCCTCTGAGAGAACCATCTGTCCCTGTTCTTCACTCTCCCCTTTCTGAGAAGTAGTATAAGACTCATGCTCAGTCCTTATGTCAGTAGGCAAATCAGGCTTCTCACTCAACCTGTCATGCTCTAGGGTGTCATAAGATGGCTGGACCATAGCATCATTTGACTGGCCATGAGAAACAGCAGTGAGAGGCGGCAGAATCTCTTCTGACTCACTTGTGAGGATGTCAGCAACTCTGTGAAACAAGCAGCCTTCCTCTCCAATGGGAGAAGAGGACAAGTCATCTTTCCCAGAGAGCAGCCAGTCTCCTTCAGGAGTCCCTGTTTCTAATAGGGCTTGTTCCCCATCTACGACATGACCAGACGGCAATAGTTGTGTTCGTTGTAGATTTGTCGCACACCTTCCATGAGTCCTCTTGGCTCCCCTGTGCTCGGGATGGTCACCAGCCTCACCTCCACCGCCTCCTTCGTCAGTGTTCCCTCCACCACCTCCCCCTggcccacccccacctccaatgGAGGCTGTGGCAGCTTCTCTCTGGGCTCGGGCTTGCAAAGCGCGGGCCTTAATGTCTGCGAGGGTTCTGGCACCAGCTCGGCCCCGGCTGGAGTGCTCTGTGTTGGGGACGATCCGGGGGCATATCTGGTAAGCGGGCTGACCTTTAACCACCCAGGGCGGTTTGATACGTGAAAGTTGAAtctgaaatgaaaagaaccagaaaatatttttaacgATTCCTAATTATATTTCATGTCCACATATATCCCCCACCTTATGGACAATTCCTAAtcctagacttttttttaaagagataaataCTAATGGCTGTGGCAATTGCACGCAACCCCATTCTCAAAAGGACTCTTTTCAGGCACTTCCTCCTAGGCTGGCATACGtagcataattctaaatttaatttctaGTGGGAATATATGAGTCACAACACAAGTAAACCTAACATTAAAATGATGAAATACCACTAAGACATAAGGGATTCTGCACTCAAAGATAAATTGGATAGAATGGTCCAAGTTGATGAAGGAATGAACTTTATTCCCCTTAACCACATATAGTAAGGGCTCCAAAACATAAGGACAGACATAAGGAACTAGTGCCTGGATCACAGGAGGGATGGCAAGAAAAACGCAGAAACAAATATTTAGCtgcagaaaacaaacatttagcCTAAAAAAAACTCAGCCCCCAAACTACAGTCTATCTAATACATAGTACCCAAGACCTTAATTTCCTGCAAATGAGACCCTATAAGTCTCATGTCCATCAAAGTCAACCTGACTGGGAAACACTCAGATGTTAAATAGCCACTAAGCAGCTCCTTACCCGGATGGGCGGGACTTTGGGCTCCTCTTTAGTAGGCTGCGGCTTTTCGGGGTGAACACTTTCAATTGTGTTACGAAAGGACTGACGATCTTCAAGCCGGGGCTTCTTTTCGGGAAAGGAGGAAGTAGCTGCCTGCTCGAAGGACTTCCGTTTCTGGTCCTTTGCCTCCTGGTCAGTATTCTCCTGGGGCAAACTGGGAATTCTGCTGAGAGAGGTGGAAGCTAAGGCCAAGACCTCTGGACTGTTTTGGATCCTGGCAGTCATGGTCACGCTTGGTGTCTCTGGAGCGTCTGGTTTTAATTCTGTGGAGGACACACCAGACAGACCCGAACTGCTTCCTTCTGTCAAATCTGTTTCagccttttcttctttataaaggGAGGAATCTGGTACCACAGGTGTTGTCTCCTTAGTGGCTTCTGTTTGTTCAGGTTCATGTTTTTTATATAGACTTCTCCTGGCTCTGCATCGAAGGTCTGGCCTAGAGCGTTTTTTGAAGTGGCCATCCCGCTGACGTGTAGCAGGACTACGTTGTGGTCGTACTGCTTCCCCTGGAACGCACAAGCCACTCTTGAGTTCAGCTTCCTCTTGGCTAGAATTCTGTTGCAGTGACTCTTCTCTGGTCAAACCCAACCTGCAAGTGAAAATCACGTAAAGGAAGGTTATAGGCCAAAAAGTTCTTTTCCAATTTATAACTTTCCTGAGCATCTTTGAAatggattgtattttttaaaatctttactaACTCAGAAAGGTCAAAAGGCAAATCTCAAACACCAAGGAAACAAAAGTTGTCCAAGTTAAAAGAGAAATCTGCATAGTGTCTATGACAGAAAAACTACATGGACACTGTATAATGTAATGTATGTTCCCCAAACCCAGGTAGTTTCCATATACTGTAAACTTTCTTATGGTTGAATTTGTGATGTGAATTAGCCTAGCCCACTCAAATGCTTCATATTACttgttatgtatgtatgcatttgtatatgcATGCCA is drawn from Dromiciops gliroides isolate mDroGli1 chromosome 2, mDroGli1.pri, whole genome shotgun sequence and contains these coding sequences:
- the ASXL1 gene encoding polycomb group protein ASXL1 isoform X1, coding for MKDKQKRKKERTWAEAARLVLENYSDAPMTPKQILQVIEAEGLKEMSGTSPLACLNAMLHSNSRGGEGLFYKLPGRISLFTLKKDALQWSRNPSVPEGEELEDTADVESCGSNEASTVSGDNDVSLDETSSNASCSTESQGRTISTPRETYRAASQTSKPKKKTGVMLPRVVLTPLKVNGAHMESASGFSGRHGDGESSSTSSSSSSSLALCSTAMRNRVEITRDPPQILRGIRKPATGQMKRNRGEEIDFETPGSILVNTNLRALINSRTFNALPSHFQQQLLFLLPEVDRQVGTDGLMRLSSSALNNEFFTHAAQSWRERLADGEFTHEMQVRIRQEMEKEKKVEQWKEKFFEDYYGQKLGLTREESLQQNSSQEEAELKSGLCVPGEAVRPQRSPATRQRDGHFKKRSRPDLRCRARRSLYKKHEPEQTEATKETTPVVPDSSLYKEEKAETDLTEGSSSGLSGVSSTELKPDAPETPSVTMTARIQNSPEVLALASTSLSRIPSLPQENTDQEAKDQKRKSFEQAATSSFPEKKPRLEDRQSFRNTIESVHPEKPQPTKEEPKVPPIRIQLSRIKPPWVVKGQPAYQICPRIVPNTEHSSRGRAGARTLADIKARALQARAQREAATASIGGGGGPGGGGGGNTDEGGGGGEAGDHPEHRGAKRTHGRCATNLQRTQLLPSGHVVDGEQALLETGTPEGDWLLSGKDDLSSSPIGEEGCLFHRVADILTSESEEILPPLTAVSHGQSNDAMVQPSYDTLEHDRLSEKPDLPTDIRTEHESYTTSQKGESEEQGQMVLSEDDSVQSQVGEVVLEKVLDKALSLDSNSTVKDSVHSLVPSLIPELLLDERQQDGPLNEVGLTDSNPPRGESSASQENSKDEALVADSVVPWLSGPSNVPTMQQQQLDSRESTSSIEPHGGSDPEKKMTTQTLDLLGCHPAPQDSINPSDSLPQLWELSTQGDMDSVCKQIEEAQRLKINGDCEALSTHSESTDTASDLEAELTEDSAETDPDLGLQPNPGESTVGQGSSVGSMAEKCDWNQSESSLKTNGEPCKADLPSVTAVGKGLALQSWVSHGSVPLKPTESLPQGSSEQQPGSPCLAHPVSSVEANDPLVMHLLQGSLTLEKVLPAAAHSAPQLEALQPELQSSNDSFGESTPDPETNRNAAGRNSSSSSSPRALRDLLPQECHNPGAVLPKPKGMPALSGTPPKNSKVVPNPGSPQPSANLVESSGKLQEVESKEKFSSCSFEDQKELTISPSLPQHNDGDSALGRSPGKQTAQRIPRFLSPNVISIGPNQICGAPVDKNYVGGQGKKLFGSGFLGSTAVALHHSRAVEPLPPTIPAVEPAFPSRKPGLSKSTVSGGGVQTSRAEWSPKQPPNSFSNIKNENMLACGGGPTKSNAENRKAIGHKPFELMEHFQGMPLVMDLPFFKLPREPGKGLNQPLEPSSIPSQLNIKQAFYGKLSKLQLNSTSFNYSSSTPAFPRSLAGSVMQLSHKANFAANHSASLSVQMFTDSSNMEEISLKCSCSLKAMIMCKGCGAFCHDDCIGPSKLCVLCLVVR
- the ASXL1 gene encoding polycomb group protein ASXL1 isoform X2, with amino-acid sequence MKDKQKRKKERTWAEAARLVLENYSDAPMTPKQILQVIEAEGLKEMSGTSPLACLNAMLHSNSRGGEGLFYKLPGRISLFTLKKDALQWSRNPSVPEGEELEDTADVESCGSNEASTVSGDNDESQGRTISTPRETYRAASQTSKPKKKTGVMLPRVVLTPLKVNGAHMESASGFSGRHGDGESSSTSSSSSSSLALCSTAMRNRVEITRDPPQILRGIRKPATGQMKRNRGEEIDFETPGSILVNTNLRALINSRTFNALPSHFQQQLLFLLPEVDRQVGTDGLMRLSSSALNNEFFTHAAQSWRERLADGEFTHEMQVRIRQEMEKEKKVEQWKEKFFEDYYGQKLGLTREESLQQNSSQEEAELKSGLCVPGEAVRPQRSPATRQRDGHFKKRSRPDLRCRARRSLYKKHEPEQTEATKETTPVVPDSSLYKEEKAETDLTEGSSSGLSGVSSTELKPDAPETPSVTMTARIQNSPEVLALASTSLSRIPSLPQENTDQEAKDQKRKSFEQAATSSFPEKKPRLEDRQSFRNTIESVHPEKPQPTKEEPKVPPIRIQLSRIKPPWVVKGQPAYQICPRIVPNTEHSSRGRAGARTLADIKARALQARAQREAATASIGGGGGPGGGGGGNTDEGGGGGEAGDHPEHRGAKRTHGRCATNLQRTQLLPSGHVVDGEQALLETGTPEGDWLLSGKDDLSSSPIGEEGCLFHRVADILTSESEEILPPLTAVSHGQSNDAMVQPSYDTLEHDRLSEKPDLPTDIRTEHESYTTSQKGESEEQGQMVLSEDDSVQSQVGEVVLEKVLDKALSLDSNSTVKDSVHSLVPSLIPELLLDERQQDGPLNEVGLTDSNPPRGESSASQENSKDEALVADSVVPWLSGPSNVPTMQQQQLDSRESTSSIEPHGGSDPEKKMTTQTLDLLGCHPAPQDSINPSDSLPQLWELSTQGDMDSVCKQIEEAQRLKINGDCEALSTHSESTDTASDLEAELTEDSAETDPDLGLQPNPGESTVGQGSSVGSMAEKCDWNQSESSLKTNGEPCKADLPSVTAVGKGLALQSWVSHGSVPLKPTESLPQGSSEQQPGSPCLAHPVSSVEANDPLVMHLLQGSLTLEKVLPAAAHSAPQLEALQPELQSSNDSFGESTPDPETNRNAAGRNSSSSSSPRALRDLLPQECHNPGAVLPKPKGMPALSGTPPKNSKVVPNPGSPQPSANLVESSGKLQEVESKEKFSSCSFEDQKELTISPSLPQHNDGDSALGRSPGKQTAQRIPRFLSPNVISIGPNQICGAPVDKNYVGGQGKKLFGSGFLGSTAVALHHSRAVEPLPPTIPAVEPAFPSRKPGLSKSTVSGGGVQTSRAEWSPKQPPNSFSNIKNENMLACGGGPTKSNAENRKAIGHKPFELMEHFQGMPLVMDLPFFKLPREPGKGLNQPLEPSSIPSQLNIKQAFYGKLSKLQLNSTSFNYSSSTPAFPRSLAGSVMQLSHKANFAANHSASLSVQMFTDSSNMEEISLKCSCSLKAMIMCKGCGAFCHDDCIGPSKLCVLCLVVR